Proteins from a genomic interval of Treponema succinifaciens DSM 2489:
- a CDS encoding methyl-accepting chemotaxis protein gives MKNKHISLSTKMVLGNILPLVLASTFIIVSFLIALNKAINTDIEKITGISIENIDDKISAFIQKYEIQVDNLRNILQERHNKETADFAATTLTVDMPDDFSIYYGTLISRYEPGGFYSDSSGWTPDDDWFPPNRSWFKDAVKNSGKFAITDPYFDSKTGSICTTISKDVKDKNNKLLGVAAIDIILDNLSATMAEIEISENAKGYIVNADGLFITNEDTASLMEKSIFDKPEFKKHNFNKDNFLDSANVMIKDGIFYGVCKSSSTPWYIIVYGPVSDFTKNSYSAIFRVLLIIIVAIITATIILLFSAKSSAKEFKLMVKNYNEIAHGDFTKEVKDGNTKEAAELAEGFNNIIVDLSSLIKGIRNSANDIGNITKNLSEASDVIGQSVETTNSSVENVAQSVQTQIRSVDKIDQSVTEIVTQISNLKSEIENQDRTIDNSSDSIEVVANNVLAINERIKEASKDVSELVEFADKNRNEIKKSVAQILKVKEKSYRMQRRRNYAACRIKQNHRNCRQKQRLCKNSQPCDFSI, from the coding sequence ATGAAAAACAAACATATTTCACTTTCTACAAAAATGGTTTTAGGAAACATTCTACCATTAGTTCTTGCTTCAACATTCATAATTGTTTCTTTTCTTATTGCGCTAAATAAAGCAATAAACACAGATATTGAAAAAATCACTGGAATTTCAATTGAAAATATTGACGACAAGATATCAGCATTTATTCAAAAATATGAAATTCAGGTTGACAATCTAAGAAATATTCTTCAAGAAAGACACAACAAGGAAACTGCAGACTTTGCGGCAACGACACTTACTGTAGATATGCCTGATGATTTTTCTATATACTACGGAACTTTGATTTCCCGCTATGAGCCGGGCGGATTTTACTCTGACAGTTCCGGCTGGACTCCTGACGACGACTGGTTTCCTCCAAACCGATCGTGGTTCAAGGACGCTGTAAAAAATTCCGGGAAATTTGCAATCACCGATCCTTACTTTGACTCAAAGACAGGCTCAATCTGCACAACAATCAGCAAAGATGTAAAAGACAAAAACAACAAACTGCTTGGAGTAGCAGCAATTGATATAATACTGGACAATCTTTCTGCGACAATGGCGGAAATTGAAATTTCAGAAAACGCAAAAGGCTACATTGTAAATGCAGACGGCTTGTTTATCACAAATGAAGACACAGCTTCTTTGATGGAAAAATCAATTTTTGATAAACCTGAATTTAAAAAACACAACTTTAACAAAGACAATTTTTTAGATTCAGCAAATGTAATGATAAAAGACGGAATTTTTTATGGAGTATGCAAATCATCTTCAACACCGTGGTATATCATAGTTTACGGTCCGGTTTCCGACTTTACAAAAAACAGTTATTCAGCAATTTTTAGGGTTTTACTTATAATTATCGTGGCAATTATAACTGCAACAATTATTCTTCTTTTCAGCGCAAAATCAAGTGCCAAAGAATTTAAACTTATGGTTAAAAATTACAATGAAATTGCGCATGGCGACTTTACAAAAGAAGTCAAAGATGGCAACACAAAAGAAGCTGCAGAACTTGCAGAAGGATTCAACAACATTATCGTTGACCTTTCTTCGCTAATCAAAGGCATCAGGAATTCCGCAAATGACATCGGCAATATCACAAAAAATCTTTCAGAAGCTTCTGATGTAATCGGACAAAGCGTTGAAACAACAAACAGTTCGGTTGAAAATGTTGCGCAAAGCGTTCAAACGCAGATTCGTTCAGTTGATAAAATCGACCAGTCTGTTACAGAAATTGTAACTCAAATAAGCAATCTTAAATCTGAAATTGAAAATCAAGACAGAACAATTGACAATTCGTCCGACTCAATTGAAGTCGTAGCGAATAATGTTCTTGCTATAAATGAGAGAATTAAAGAAGCATCAAAGGATGTTTCAGAGCTTGTAGAATTTGCAGATAAAAATAGAAATGAGATAAAAAAATCTGTCGCACAGATTCTTAAAGTCAAAGAAAAATCTTACAGAATGCAAAGACGCCGCAACTACGCTGCTTGCCGCATCAAACAAAATCACAGAAACTGTAGGCAAAAACAACGCCTCTGTAAAAACTCTCAACCATGCGATTTCTCCATTTAA
- a CDS encoding glycosyltransferase: protein MTFTVLQSVYKKDNPEYLSESLQSIAENTVQPYSVVLVKDGILNHELESVISEWQSKLPLKVVGYEKNQGLAHALNYGLQFVETELVARMDSDDICFSDRFEKQIAQFEVDSSIEILGGGIEEFYIEENGTEFRRVRLYPKWTDSKSRTLYRGTPVAHPTLMMRTALLKEFGYSESTKCNEDIDLWFRLLAVGHRIKTLQEPILHFRITDGTFRRRSVSKALDEYSIYTKSLRHFNGMTKNDIIPLMRLAARFLPGSLNKKAYLSQKRQKLFKENLMNIKSLNNQVFMKNGHIFEAVIQFEENGIQMIKAVQLDSKSKCIVEVPASEVELFRTSESVDVSLEVKG from the coding sequence ATGACTTTCACTGTACTTCAATCCGTTTACAAAAAAGATAATCCCGAATATCTCTCTGAATCTTTGCAGAGCATTGCGGAAAACACTGTACAGCCTTATTCGGTTGTTCTTGTAAAAGATGGAATTCTAAATCATGAGCTGGAATCTGTTATCTCTGAATGGCAAAGTAAGCTTCCGCTGAAAGTTGTGGGCTATGAGAAAAATCAGGGGCTTGCACATGCACTAAATTACGGACTGCAGTTTGTTGAGACGGAGCTTGTTGCAAGAATGGATAGCGATGACATCTGTTTTTCAGACAGATTTGAAAAACAGATTGCCCAGTTTGAAGTAGATTCTTCAATTGAAATTCTAGGCGGTGGAATTGAGGAGTTTTATATAGAAGAAAACGGAACTGAATTCCGAAGAGTCCGTCTCTATCCGAAATGGACAGACTCAAAATCAAGAACGCTTTACCGGGGAACTCCTGTTGCGCATCCGACTTTGATGATGAGGACTGCCTTGCTGAAAGAATTTGGGTATAGCGAAAGCACAAAATGCAACGAGGATATTGACTTGTGGTTCAGGCTTCTTGCCGTTGGACACAGGATAAAAACACTGCAGGAACCGATTCTTCATTTCAGGATTACAGACGGAACTTTTCGCCGGCGTTCAGTTTCAAAGGCTTTAGATGAATATTCAATTTATACAAAAAGTCTGCGACATTTCAACGGAATGACCAAGAACGACATAATTCCATTGATGCGCCTTGCCGCCAGATTTCTTCCAGGAAGTCTGAATAAAAAGGCGTACCTTTCGCAGAAACGCCAAAAACTTTTCAAGGAGAATCTTATGAACATAAAATCATTGAACAATCAGGTTTTTATGAAAAACGGACATATTTTTGAGGCAGTTATCCAGTTTGAGGAGAACGGAATTCAGATGATAAAGGCAGTTCAGCTAGATAGCAAATCAAAATGTATTGTGGAAGTTCCTGCATCCGAAGTCGAACTTTTTAGAACAAGTGAAAGTGTGGATGTGAGTTTGGAAGTGAAAGGATAA
- a CDS encoding transposase — MGRKRKDFSDKFKLEVAKEALKKRAKEAEVAAKYSIAPSTLSEWMEQFLEGKLETDEQKALREENERLRAKQDEMLASLGKKQLEVDLLKKKLHLD, encoded by the coding sequence ATGGGAAGAAAAAGAAAGGATTTTTCAGACAAGTTCAAACTCGAAGTTGCAAAAGAGGCTCTTAAAAAGAGAGCTAAAGAGGCGGAGGTCGCTGCAAAGTACAGCATTGCACCAAGCACACTGTCTGAATGGATGGAGCAGTTTCTGGAAGGAAAACTTGAGACAGACGAACAGAAAGCCCTCCGTGAAGAGAATGAAAGGCTACGGGCAAAGCAGGATGAAATGCTCGCCTCATTAGGAAAGAAACAGCTCGAGGTTGACTTGCTAAAAAAAAAGCTTCATCTGGACTAG
- a CDS encoding IS3 family transposase, which translates to MHDKNGVGLSVLEQCRILKLPRATYYERRRFEAERQKKKAGENKTRFNRAKIVINEWSTHSTYGYKKMSKHLKRLGYDWAGEKFIRNLYKELGIKGQKPVFKTTRSGKAPYGKFPYLLRNKLIAFPNQVMATDITYIKTPWGMMYFTAVIDLYSRKILSWRLSDSMRTDFCLECVREAFEKYGVPAVFNTDCGSQYTSGEFIGLLKSYNVEISMDGIGRCKDNIFVERTWRTLKYEWIFLRDYRSEEELRKLLGEFVRFFNNERIHQGLDYKTPDEVYREGSFPSAIINKMAA; encoded by the coding sequence ATGCATGACAAAAATGGAGTCGGGCTGTCTGTACTTGAACAGTGCCGGATACTGAAACTTCCACGGGCAACTTACTATGAGCGCCGCAGATTTGAAGCAGAACGACAGAAAAAGAAGGCTGGGGAAAACAAAACAAGGTTCAATCGTGCAAAAATTGTAATCAATGAGTGGTCAACTCACAGTACCTATGGTTACAAAAAGATGTCAAAGCATCTGAAAAGACTCGGGTACGACTGGGCTGGAGAAAAGTTTATCCGCAACCTGTACAAGGAACTTGGAATCAAAGGCCAGAAGCCTGTCTTCAAGACCACAAGAAGCGGAAAAGCGCCATACGGAAAGTTCCCGTACCTCTTGCGGAACAAGCTCATCGCGTTCCCGAACCAGGTAATGGCGACAGACATCACTTACATCAAGACTCCATGGGGCATGATGTATTTTACGGCCGTGATTGATTTGTACAGCCGGAAGATTCTGAGCTGGCGGCTCTCGGACAGCATGAGGACAGATTTCTGCCTGGAATGCGTGAGGGAAGCCTTTGAGAAATACGGGGTTCCGGCAGTATTCAACACGGACTGCGGTTCCCAGTATACCAGCGGAGAGTTCATCGGGCTTCTGAAATCCTACAATGTTGAAATCAGCATGGACGGAATCGGAAGATGCAAGGACAACATCTTTGTAGAGCGAACCTGGCGTACTTTGAAATATGAATGGATTTTTCTCCGGGATTACAGATCCGAAGAAGAACTCCGGAAACTGCTTGGAGAATTCGTGAGGTTCTTCAACAATGAAAGAATTCATCAGGGCTTGGATTACAAGACTCCTGACGAAGTATACAGGGAAGGAAGTTTTCCTTCGGCAATCATCAACAAGATGGCTGCATAA
- a CDS encoding glycosyltransferase, producing MKTISLITVYFPDENVRNNIIQLSRLVDKVVLLDNTPISDNSALFSGIEKTEYIAYKENLGLSEAFNRYLKKLTENCFIIFFDQDSFCPESLIEQLKNDYSFCCRKLGKKGIIGPAYFEKNANQLMIPKQKKRITEGIYQVKSIITSGMFTELEVLQKIGLWNEEIFLDMADWDLCWRVLHTGFFCCLSTNAVLSHRLGKSIHYFCGIKIEEWASFRVYYQVRDCLYLLRKDYVPFK from the coding sequence ATGAAAACAATTTCACTTATAACTGTATATTTCCCTGATGAAAATGTGAGAAATAATATAATTCAGCTTTCACGATTAGTAGACAAAGTTGTCTTGCTTGATAATACGCCGATTTCTGATAATTCCGCCTTGTTTTCTGGAATTGAAAAAACAGAATATATTGCTTACAAGGAAAATCTTGGACTTTCAGAAGCATTTAACCGTTACTTAAAAAAATTAACAGAAAATTGCTTTATCATCTTTTTTGACCAGGATTCTTTCTGTCCTGAAAGCCTCATTGAACAATTGAAAAATGACTATTCATTTTGCTGCAGAAAATTAGGCAAGAAAGGAATTATCGGACCGGCATATTTTGAAAAAAATGCAAATCAACTGATGATTCCAAAACAAAAGAAGAGGATCACAGAGGGAATCTATCAAGTAAAGTCAATAATCACATCTGGAATGTTCACCGAACTGGAAGTTTTGCAAAAAATTGGCTTGTGGAACGAGGAAATATTTCTTGATATGGCAGACTGGGATTTATGCTGGAGAGTTTTACACACTGGATTTTTCTGTTGCCTTTCAACAAACGCAGTTCTTTCACACCGACTTGGAAAAAGTATTCATTATTTTTGTGGAATTAAAATTGAAGAATGGGCTTCCTTTAGAGTTTATTATCAGGTTCGTGATTGTCTTTATCTCTTAAGAAAAGACTATGTACCATTTAAGTAA
- a CDS encoding CDP-glycerol--glycerophosphate glycerophosphotransferase, whose amino-acid sequence MNKKNLPLYVKIVRYAAICFLDTLFLPIYHLCGLFRRNRNLWIFSSWLGQKYNDSSRIFFEYMHKNHPEIRCVWLSKNRRILKMLRENGYEAVSVFSPYAMWLSFRAGMIFSTSSDEFFLGLAKGSVLMELWHGMPLKKIGFDDNVSKGNGTFLHKFGLEMNKRFFRWKSFMYMKNCWTLTSSDFFVKFLQTAFDLPTERILPVGLPRTDALFSCKKESLVEKVRIEFPGCRIVLYMPTFRTGVWSGKPFNPFAADYGFNADEFSDFLEKENIVLLYKPHFVDLELGQNLSSEKRFIFIDDESYSELYNFAGQVDMLMTDYSSIYFDFIATKKPVVLLPFDLDEYLKTSRAHYFEYSEIEGAKAKNWQEFYRILEEKSYSPVSKETRKKFAEYLDGKCCERLWEKIMELSR is encoded by the coding sequence ATGAATAAGAAAAATCTTCCTTTGTATGTGAAAATTGTGCGCTATGCGGCAATCTGTTTTCTTGATACTCTCTTTCTTCCAATTTACCACTTGTGCGGACTTTTCAGACGAAACCGAAACCTGTGGATTTTTTCCAGCTGGCTTGGACAGAAATACAATGACTCCAGCAGAATATTTTTTGAGTATATGCATAAGAATCATCCTGAAATCAGATGTGTCTGGCTTTCAAAAAACAGGCGGATTCTAAAGATGCTGCGCGAAAATGGGTATGAGGCGGTTTCCGTTTTTTCGCCTTATGCAATGTGGCTTTCTTTCCGCGCCGGAATGATTTTTTCAACTTCCTCTGATGAATTTTTTCTTGGTCTTGCGAAAGGCTCAGTTCTCATGGAGCTTTGGCACGGAATGCCGCTTAAGAAAATCGGCTTTGACGACAATGTTTCAAAAGGAAACGGAACATTTCTGCATAAATTCGGACTTGAGATGAACAAGAGATTTTTCCGCTGGAAGAGTTTTATGTACATGAAGAACTGCTGGACTTTGACCAGTTCTGATTTTTTTGTTAAGTTTTTGCAAACCGCATTTGACTTGCCGACAGAAAGAATTCTTCCTGTCGGTCTTCCGAGAACCGATGCCTTGTTTTCTTGTAAAAAAGAATCTCTTGTTGAAAAAGTCCGCATAGAATTTCCCGGCTGTAGAATTGTTCTTTATATGCCGACTTTCAGAACCGGTGTCTGGAGCGGAAAGCCTTTCAATCCGTTTGCCGCTGACTATGGTTTTAACGCAGACGAATTTTCAGATTTTCTTGAAAAGGAAAATATTGTTCTCTTGTACAAGCCTCATTTTGTGGATTTGGAACTTGGGCAGAACCTCTCGTCCGAAAAACGTTTCATATTTATTGATGATGAAAGTTACAGCGAGCTTTACAACTTCGCCGGTCAGGTTGATATGCTGATGACCGACTATTCAAGCATTTACTTTGACTTTATCGCGACAAAAAAGCCGGTTGTTCTTCTGCCGTTCGATTTGGACGAATACCTAAAGACAAGTCGGGCACATTACTTTGAGTATTCGGAAATTGAAGGCGCAAAGGCAAAAAACTGGCAGGAATTCTACAGAATTCTTGAAGAGAAAAGCTATTCGCCAGTAAGCAAGGAAACGCGGAAAAAGTTCGCGGAATACTTGGACGGAAAGTGCTGCGAAAGGCTGTGGGAAAAAATAATGGAGCTTTCAAGATGA
- a CDS encoding oligosaccharide flippase family protein has protein sequence MSKSIKLNDFYKSVLSALNIIFPLITAPYVARILSVDGFTEYNKAISIISWFTPFAVFGVYTYGMRSVSQIKNDKKKVSALFTKLFIFNIFTSVLVTAVYVIMVLLVPSFLKYRNIYLILASQIFFVCFATDYVNEAFESYGFILIKTFLCRFLYVISVFLFVRKNDDIFIYILLVNISLILNNVFTFAYAKSKIRFSKICFKDLTSLFKPLSVVFLLVNSSMLYTIFDRFMLVWFSDALSLTYYNVSQTIILAVVNVTTSVLLVSIPRLSFYWADGKKNEYCFLLEKSSSSFLALHTPCCIGMAVLSFEVFYIYAGQKYLSGALSLCLFSVRYYFGAFDMILAKQVLLATGNEKILTKIYYFAGIYNILSKIVLVLLNKLTPELCIITTASSDILVVVLQILFIRKLGFNFSIFSKKNFKYLATSFIFIPIVLAIKHFVSFDGAISILIRSVLSVVLCALLYLSMLIFTKDEFLKNLAFWKSKKQASGAKNE, from the coding sequence ATGTCAAAATCAATAAAACTGAATGATTTCTATAAAAGTGTTCTAAGTGCGCTTAATATAATTTTTCCTCTTATAACCGCTCCTTATGTGGCTCGTATTCTTTCTGTGGACGGATTCACGGAATACAACAAGGCTATAAGCATTATCAGCTGGTTTACGCCTTTTGCTGTTTTCGGCGTTTACACTTACGGAATGAGGAGTGTAAGCCAGATTAAAAATGACAAGAAGAAAGTTTCCGCGCTTTTTACAAAGCTGTTCATATTTAATATTTTTACATCTGTGCTTGTGACGGCTGTATATGTGATTATGGTTTTGCTTGTTCCGTCGTTTTTGAAATACAGGAATATTTATCTGATTCTCGCAAGCCAGATATTTTTCGTCTGCTTTGCGACTGACTATGTGAATGAGGCTTTTGAAAGTTACGGCTTTATTCTTATAAAGACATTTCTGTGCCGTTTTTTATATGTCATAAGCGTTTTTCTTTTTGTGAGAAAAAACGATGACATTTTTATCTATATTCTTTTGGTGAACATTTCTTTGATACTGAATAATGTTTTTACATTTGCTTATGCAAAATCAAAGATAAGGTTTTCAAAAATATGCTTTAAGGATTTAACATCACTTTTTAAGCCGTTGTCGGTTGTGTTTTTGCTTGTTAATTCAAGCATGCTTTACACTATTTTTGACCGCTTTATGCTTGTGTGGTTTTCTGATGCCCTTAGCCTTACTTATTACAATGTTTCCCAAACGATTATTCTTGCAGTTGTGAATGTGACGACATCTGTTTTACTGGTGAGCATTCCTCGTCTTTCGTTTTATTGGGCGGACGGCAAAAAGAATGAATATTGTTTTTTGCTTGAAAAAAGCTCGTCTTCGTTTTTGGCATTGCACACTCCTTGTTGCATAGGAATGGCGGTTCTTTCCTTTGAGGTTTTCTATATTTACGCAGGCCAAAAATATTTGTCGGGCGCACTGTCTTTATGTTTATTTTCTGTGCGCTATTATTTTGGCGCGTTTGACATGATTCTTGCCAAGCAGGTTCTTCTTGCGACCGGCAACGAGAAAATTCTTACAAAAATTTACTATTTCGCAGGCATTTACAACATCTTGAGTAAAATTGTCCTTGTTCTGCTCAATAAACTTACGCCCGAGCTTTGCATTATAACAACGGCATCTTCTGACATTTTGGTTGTTGTTTTGCAGATTCTGTTTATAAGAAAACTCGGATTCAATTTTTCAATATTTTCAAAAAAGAATTTTAAATATCTGGCGACAAGCTTTATTTTTATTCCAATTGTGCTGGCCATAAAGCATTTTGTTTCCTTTGACGGCGCGATTTCAATTCTGATTAGAAGTGTTCTGTCTGTAGTTTTGTGTGCACTTTTGTATCTTTCAATGCTGATTTTTACAAAAGATGAATTCTTAAAAAATCTTGCTTTCTGGAAATCTAAAAAGCAAGCTAGTGGAGCAAAAAATGAATAA
- a CDS encoding LicD family protein, producing MEDLKNVWNVELDILKKFDSFCKKHGLSYFADSGTLLGAVRHKGFIPWDDDLDFVMFRKDYDKFIKLAKKEFKYPYFIQTGYNDAGYVGGLCHIRNSETSAMLKRNWPHTKYNQGIFIDVFPLDGVIENRVFKKTQDFLKKFLFSILWNKYYPKTWKMDFWKRVFLIPLTFFPQKMLFSLYETVCKIGNILPHSKVCEISYFGTNAERKISDYEKTVFLEFEDTKVPVPERFHEILVSMYGSDYMTPKKVSSDHGETFFDVGNSYKKYLSGELALPETFIKQ from the coding sequence ATGGAAGACTTGAAAAATGTATGGAACGTTGAACTTGACATTCTTAAGAAATTCGACAGTTTCTGCAAAAAACACGGGCTTTCATATTTTGCGGATTCTGGAACTTTGCTTGGAGCTGTCCGTCATAAAGGTTTTATTCCGTGGGACGATGACTTGGACTTTGTGATGTTTAGAAAAGACTATGACAAGTTCATAAAGCTCGCGAAGAAAGAATTTAAGTATCCGTATTTTATTCAGACTGGATATAATGATGCTGGATATGTGGGCGGACTTTGCCATATAAGGAATTCTGAAACGAGCGCAATGTTAAAACGTAATTGGCCACATACAAAATATAATCAGGGAATATTTATAGATGTTTTTCCTTTGGACGGCGTAATTGAAAATAGGGTGTTCAAAAAAACACAGGATTTTTTAAAGAAATTTTTATTTTCGATTTTATGGAATAAATATTATCCAAAAACATGGAAAATGGATTTTTGGAAGAGAGTTTTTCTTATCCCATTAACTTTTTTTCCTCAAAAAATGCTTTTCAGCCTTTATGAGACGGTCTGCAAGATTGGAAACATTCTTCCGCACAGCAAAGTTTGTGAAATTTCGTACTTTGGAACAAATGCGGAGCGGAAAATCAGCGATTATGAGAAAACTGTTTTCTTGGAATTTGAAGACACAAAAGTTCCTGTTCCAGAGAGATTTCATGAGATTCTAGTTTCAATGTACGGAAGCGATTATATGACTCCGAAAAAAGTTTCGAGCGACCACGGCGAAACTTTCTTTGATGTGGGCAATTCATATAAAAAATATCTTTCGGGCGAGCTCGCCTTGCCGGAAACTTTTATAAAACAATAG
- the tagD gene encoding glycerol-3-phosphate cytidylyltransferase, producing the protein MKRIITYGTFDLLHYGHINLLRRAKSLGDYLVVGLSTDEFNWNSKHKKCYFSYEKRKQLLEAIRYVDLVIPEENWEQKKSDVELYKIDTFVIGDDWKGKFDFLKEQCEVVYLERTPEISTTQIKRDLEKL; encoded by the coding sequence ATGAAACGCATAATAACATACGGAACTTTTGATTTATTACATTACGGGCACATAAATCTTCTGCGCAGGGCTAAGTCTCTGGGTGACTATCTTGTTGTGGGGCTTTCAACTGACGAATTCAACTGGAACTCAAAGCACAAGAAATGCTATTTCAGCTATGAAAAACGCAAACAGCTTTTAGAGGCAATCCGCTACGTTGATCTGGTTATTCCCGAAGAAAACTGGGAACAGAAGAAAAGCGATGTTGAACTTTATAAAATCGACACATTTGTTATCGGCGATGACTGGAAAGGCAAGTTTGATTTTCTTAAAGAACAGTGCGAGGTTGTTTATCTTGAGCGCACTCCTGAAATTTCCACAACGCAGATAAAGCGTGACTTGGAGAAGCTGTAA
- a CDS encoding helix-turn-helix domain-containing protein, translating into MDSDELKNRLSANLKKIRKAKNLSQFELAEKAGLSDQTINSIEGKRLWPSDKTMIKIANALETDAYQFLIPENIENRQTDIIIPELKSALKKNIDILIEEFFTQHFN; encoded by the coding sequence ATGGACTCGGATGAATTAAAAAACAGGCTTTCAGCAAATCTAAAGAAAATCAGAAAAGCCAAAAATCTTTCTCAATTTGAACTTGCAGAAAAAGCCGGACTTTCTGACCAGACAATAAATAGCATTGAAGGAAAACGCCTTTGGCCAAGCGATAAAACCATGATAAAAATTGCAAATGCCCTGGAAACTGACGCTTACCAGTTTTTAATTCCGGAAAATATAGAAAACAGACAGACTGACATAATCATACCCGAACTGAAATCTGCATTAAAAAAGAATATTGATATTTTGATTGAAGAATTTTTTACGCAGCATTTCAATTAA